Proteins found in one Mesorhizobium sp. CAU 1732 genomic segment:
- a CDS encoding amino acid ABC transporter substrate-binding protein — protein sequence MKKLVTGILGSAVLALTATAGSAATLDDVKAKGFLQCGVNTGLSGFAAPNDQGDWTGFDVDLCRAVAAAIFGDADKVNFTPTNATERFTALQSGEIDLLARNTTWTLSRDTSLGFNFAGVNYYDGQGFMINAATLPGVNSALQLSGASVCVQGGTTTELNLADYFRANNMEYNPVVFQALEEVNAAYESGRCDVYTTDQSGLYSIRLTLASPDDHVVLPEIISKEPLGPAVRQGDDQWFDVVKWTLNAMIIAEELGITQANVEEMKASENPEIRRVLGLEEGSTLAADLGLEAPWVENIVKGVGNYGEVFERNIGQESPLKIARGLNALWSKGGILYAPPIR from the coding sequence ATGAAAAAGTTAGTAACGGGAATTCTTGGCTCGGCAGTCCTGGCGCTGACCGCGACGGCGGGCTCTGCGGCCACGCTGGACGACGTCAAGGCGAAGGGCTTCCTGCAGTGCGGCGTCAACACCGGCCTTTCTGGCTTTGCTGCCCCGAACGATCAGGGCGACTGGACCGGCTTCGACGTCGATCTGTGCCGCGCTGTCGCTGCCGCGATCTTCGGCGATGCGGACAAGGTGAACTTCACCCCTACAAATGCGACCGAGCGCTTCACCGCGCTGCAGTCCGGCGAGATCGACCTGCTGGCGCGCAACACGACGTGGACGCTCAGCCGCGATACCTCGCTCGGCTTCAACTTCGCCGGCGTGAACTATTATGACGGCCAGGGCTTCATGATCAACGCCGCCACTCTGCCGGGCGTGAACTCCGCGCTTCAGCTTTCGGGCGCTTCGGTCTGCGTGCAGGGCGGTACCACCACCGAACTGAACCTCGCCGATTACTTCCGTGCCAACAACATGGAATACAACCCGGTGGTGTTCCAGGCTCTGGAGGAGGTCAACGCTGCCTACGAATCGGGCCGTTGCGACGTCTACACGACCGACCAGTCGGGCCTCTACTCGATCCGCCTGACGCTGGCTTCGCCGGACGATCACGTCGTTCTGCCGGAGATCATTTCCAAGGAGCCGCTCGGACCTGCCGTTCGCCAGGGCGACGACCAGTGGTTCGACGTGGTGAAGTGGACGCTCAACGCCATGATCATCGCTGAGGAGCTCGGCATCACGCAGGCCAACGTCGAAGAGATGAAGGCTTCGGAGAATCCTGAGATCCGCCGTGTTCTCGGTCTCGAGGAAGGCTCCACGCTTGCCGCCGATCTCGGCCTGGAAGCCCCGTGGGTCGAAAACATCGTCAAGGGCGTCGGCAACTATGGCGAAGTCTTCGAGCGCAACATCGGTCAGGAAAGCCCGCTCAAGATCGCGCGCGGCCTGAATGCCCTGTGGAGCAAGGGCGGCATCCTCTACGCGCCGCCGATCCGCTGA
- a CDS encoding DUF6074 family protein, with protein MSITAFPLCRQQKLLHGIANVLRSKQGETATLFWRETAKGLLQQLVANGIDLAAAEEEVRNLLYAVLAEIEADAVSAKG; from the coding sequence ATGAGCATCACCGCGTTTCCACTTTGCCGGCAGCAGAAGCTTTTGCACGGGATCGCCAATGTGCTGCGGTCGAAGCAGGGCGAAACGGCAACGCTGTTCTGGCGGGAGACGGCGAAAGGTCTGTTGCAGCAGTTGGTCGCGAACGGCATCGACCTCGCAGCGGCCGAGGAGGAGGTCAGGAACCTACTCTATGCCGTCCTGGCCGAGATCGAGGCGGACGCGGTTTCCGCGAAAGGCTGA
- the hdaA gene encoding DnaA regulatory inactivator HdaA: protein MTDVPVKPRQLPLDLAHDAAQSRDDLVVGSANAEAVALIDRWPDWPTPVVVLAGPAGSGKSHLAAIWQASSDAVRLFPAMLSTALPINEGPILIDDTDAGAIDETGLFHLINGVTQSGSTMLLTSRRFPTAWGVALPDLASRLKAAATVEIQEPDDALLAGVVTKLFADRQVEVEPHVIQFIVRRIERSLSTAIDVVARLDQAALEQKSRISRALAADILGEMDNGQRSLDL from the coding sequence ATGACTGACGTACCGGTAAAACCCAGGCAATTGCCGCTGGACCTCGCGCATGACGCGGCTCAGAGCCGTGACGATCTCGTCGTCGGCTCCGCGAATGCGGAAGCGGTGGCGCTCATCGATCGATGGCCGGACTGGCCGACGCCGGTCGTCGTGCTGGCTGGTCCCGCAGGCTCGGGAAAATCCCATCTTGCGGCCATCTGGCAGGCATCGAGCGATGCCGTACGGCTCTTCCCGGCCATGCTCTCCACAGCTTTGCCTATCAACGAGGGACCCATCCTGATCGACGATACGGACGCAGGCGCGATCGACGAGACCGGTCTCTTTCACCTTATCAATGGCGTGACGCAGTCGGGATCGACCATGCTGCTTACGTCGAGGCGCTTTCCGACCGCGTGGGGCGTCGCCCTGCCGGATCTCGCATCGCGCCTGAAGGCCGCCGCGACGGTGGAGATTCAGGAGCCTGACGATGCGCTGCTGGCGGGCGTCGTCACGAAACTCTTCGCTGACCGCCAGGTCGAGGTCGAGCCGCACGTGATTCAGTTCATCGTCCGCCGAATCGAACGTTCGCTCTCGACCGCGATCGATGTGGTGGCGCGGCTCGATCAGGCGGCACTGGAGCAGAAATCTCGCATTAGCCGCGCGCTAGCTGCCGATATTCTGGGCGAGATGGACAACGGACAGCGCAGCCTGGATCTGTGA
- a CDS encoding amino acid ABC transporter permease encodes MQEHDMSFVRAEMVLAQAAPRSERGLGSWARKNLFATPFDAVLTIVGILLVAWLVPPLLRWAFFDAQWTGTDRTFCLTATQGGIQPDGWSGACWAFVNAKFEQFMYGRYTYAERWRVNVTAIAFVALLVPLLIPRVPYKGINAILFFFVFPVVAFFLLVGGYFGLRFVPTQQWGGLLVTMVLSFVGIAVSLPLGIALALGRRSKMPVVKMICVIFIEVVRGVPLVTVLFMASVMLPLFLPAGMTFDRLLRALVGVAMFASAYMAEVVRGGLQAIPKGQYEGADSLGLGYWQKMNLIILPQALKLVIPGIVNNFIGLFKDTSLVYIIGMFDLLGIVRQNFSDTNWASPQTPMSGLLFAGFVFWIFCFGMSRYSMYMERRLDTGHKR; translated from the coding sequence ATGCAAGAACATGACATGAGCTTCGTCCGCGCCGAAATGGTGCTTGCGCAGGCTGCTCCTCGCAGCGAGCGCGGCCTGGGAAGCTGGGCGCGCAAGAACCTCTTCGCCACGCCATTCGACGCGGTGCTGACGATCGTGGGTATCCTGCTCGTTGCGTGGCTGGTTCCACCGCTTCTTCGCTGGGCATTTTTCGACGCGCAGTGGACGGGTACGGACCGGACGTTCTGCCTGACCGCGACACAAGGCGGCATTCAGCCCGATGGCTGGTCGGGGGCGTGCTGGGCATTCGTGAACGCCAAGTTCGAGCAGTTCATGTATGGCCGCTACACCTATGCCGAGCGGTGGCGCGTCAACGTGACGGCGATTGCCTTTGTCGCGCTGCTCGTGCCGCTGCTGATCCCGAGGGTGCCCTACAAGGGCATCAACGCGATCCTCTTCTTCTTCGTCTTCCCGGTTGTGGCGTTCTTCCTGCTCGTGGGCGGCTATTTCGGTCTTCGCTTCGTGCCGACGCAGCAGTGGGGCGGGCTTCTGGTGACGATGGTGCTGTCCTTCGTGGGCATCGCCGTGTCGCTGCCGCTGGGCATCGCGCTGGCGCTGGGGCGGCGCTCCAAGATGCCGGTGGTGAAGATGATCTGCGTCATCTTCATCGAGGTGGTGCGCGGTGTGCCACTGGTGACGGTTCTGTTCATGGCGAGCGTCATGCTGCCGCTGTTCCTGCCCGCCGGAATGACCTTCGATCGCCTGCTGCGTGCGCTGGTCGGCGTGGCGATGTTTGCGTCGGCCTACATGGCCGAGGTGGTTCGCGGCGGCCTGCAGGCGATCCCGAAGGGACAGTATGAGGGTGCCGATTCGCTTGGCCTCGGCTACTGGCAAAAGATGAATCTGATCATCCTGCCGCAGGCGTTGAAGCTTGTGATCCCCGGGATCGTGAACAACTTCATCGGCCTGTTCAAGGATACGAGCCTTGTCTACATCATCGGCATGTTCGACCTGCTCGGCATCGTCCGCCAGAACTTCTCCGACACGAACTGGGCTTCGCCGCAGACGCCGATGTCGGGCCTGCTCTTTGCCGGGTTCGTCTTCTGGATTTTCTGTTTCGGCATGTCGCGCTACTCCATGTACATGGAACGCCGCCTGGATACGGGACACAAACGATAG
- a CDS encoding amino acid ABC transporter ATP-binding protein has protein sequence MAMSIENAVAADEIKVNRAKMQVSATEVAIEIENMHKWYGDFHVLKDINLKVMRGERIVVCGPSGSGKSTMIRCINRLEEHQKGKIVVDGIELTNDLKKIDEVRREVGMVFQHFNLFPHLTILENCTLAPIWVRKVPKKQADEQAMHFLERVKIPEQANKYPGQLSGGQQQRVAIARSLCMNPRIMLFDEPTSALDPEMIKEVLETMVGLAEEGMTMICVTHEMGFARQVANRVIFMDQGQIVEQNTPDKFFDNPQHERTKLFLSQILH, from the coding sequence ATAGCGATGAGCATAGAAAACGCAGTCGCGGCAGACGAGATCAAGGTCAATCGCGCGAAGATGCAGGTCTCGGCGACGGAAGTCGCCATCGAGATCGAGAACATGCACAAATGGTATGGCGACTTCCATGTGCTGAAGGACATCAACCTCAAGGTCATGCGCGGCGAGCGCATCGTCGTTTGCGGTCCTTCCGGGTCCGGCAAGTCGACCATGATCCGCTGTATCAACCGCCTGGAAGAGCACCAGAAGGGCAAGATCGTCGTCGACGGCATCGAGCTCACCAACGATTTGAAGAAGATCGACGAGGTTCGCCGCGAAGTCGGCATGGTGTTCCAGCACTTCAACCTGTTTCCGCACCTGACGATCCTGGAAAACTGCACGCTCGCGCCGATCTGGGTCCGCAAGGTCCCGAAGAAGCAGGCGGACGAACAGGCGATGCACTTTCTCGAGCGCGTCAAAATCCCCGAGCAGGCCAACAAATATCCCGGACAGCTTTCCGGCGGCCAGCAGCAGCGCGTGGCGATCGCCCGCTCTCTGTGCATGAACCCGCGCATCATGCTGTTCGACGAGCCGACCTCCGCGCTCGATCCGGAAATGATCAAGGAAGTGCTCGAGACCATGGTCGGTCTCGCCGAGGAAGGCATGACCATGATCTGCGTCACGCACGAAATGGGCTTCGCACGCCAGGTCGCAAACCGCGTGATCTTCATGGATCAGGGCCAGATCGTCGAACAGAACACGCCCGACAAGTTCTTCGACAACCCGCAGCACGAACGCACGAAGCTGTTCCTGTCGCAGATCCTGCATTGA
- a CDS encoding ETC complex I subunit, with the protein MSARIYSPAKTAMQSGKAKTGHWVLEFDPEQPRTIDPLMGYTSSGDMKSQIRLTFNSLEEATAYAEKNGVAYRVIEPQEARRRQISYAENFRYDRKVPWTH; encoded by the coding sequence ATGTCCGCGCGCATCTACAGCCCCGCAAAGACCGCGATGCAGTCCGGCAAGGCCAAGACCGGCCACTGGGTGCTCGAATTCGATCCGGAGCAGCCGCGCACGATCGATCCGCTGATGGGCTACACCTCGTCCGGCGACATGAAGAGCCAGATCAGGCTGACCTTCAACTCGCTCGAGGAAGCAACCGCCTACGCTGAAAAGAACGGCGTCGCCTATCGCGTAATCGAGCCGCAGGAAGCGCGCAGACGCCAGATTTCCTATGCGGAGAATTTCCGCTATGACCGCAAGGTGCCGTGGACGCATTAG
- the purM gene encoding phosphoribosylformylglycinamidine cyclo-ligase: protein MTDGKNGLTYAQAGVDIDAGNAMVEKIKPMVRSTRRPGADGEIGGFGGLFDLKAAGFTDPILVAANDGVGTKLRVAIEAGKHDTVGIDLVAMCVNDLVVQGAEPLLFLDYFATGKLDPDQGAAIVSGIAEGCRQAGCALIGGETAEMPGMYSGDDYDLAGFAVGAAERGQLLPTDDIVEGDVILGLASSGVHSNGFSLVRRIVADSGIGWHDKAPFDPYRSLGEALLEPTRIYVKPLLSAIRSTHGIKALAHITGGGFPENIPRVLPADFSAELDLDAIDPPKVFSWLAKTGGVAANEMMRTFNCGIGMVLVVAAGQAAQVAAVLQQSGEDVTTIGRILPRRETGVVYRGQIEL, encoded by the coding sequence ATGACCGACGGAAAGAATGGCCTTACCTATGCGCAGGCGGGCGTCGATATCGATGCCGGCAACGCCATGGTGGAGAAGATCAAGCCGATGGTGCGCTCGACGCGCCGGCCCGGCGCGGATGGCGAGATCGGCGGCTTTGGCGGGCTCTTCGACCTGAAGGCGGCCGGCTTCACCGACCCCATCCTCGTCGCGGCCAATGACGGCGTGGGCACCAAGCTGCGCGTGGCGATCGAGGCTGGCAAGCACGATACGGTCGGCATCGATCTCGTGGCCATGTGCGTCAACGATCTGGTCGTGCAGGGTGCCGAACCGCTTCTATTCCTCGACTATTTCGCCACCGGCAAGCTCGACCCCGACCAGGGCGCGGCGATCGTCAGCGGCATCGCCGAAGGCTGCCGCCAGGCCGGCTGCGCGCTGATCGGCGGTGAAACGGCGGAAATGCCGGGCATGTATTCCGGCGACGATTACGACCTCGCAGGCTTCGCAGTCGGAGCGGCCGAGCGCGGACAATTGCTGCCGACGGACGATATCGTCGAGGGCGACGTGATCCTCGGGCTTGCCTCGTCCGGCGTTCACTCCAACGGTTTTTCGCTCGTCCGCCGCATCGTGGCCGACAGCGGCATCGGCTGGCACGACAAGGCGCCGTTCGACCCGTATCGCTCGCTCGGAGAGGCCCTGCTGGAGCCGACGCGCATCTACGTCAAGCCGCTTTTGTCCGCGATCCGCTCTACCCACGGCATCAAGGCTCTGGCCCACATCACCGGCGGCGGCTTTCCCGAGAACATCCCGCGCGTGCTGCCTGCGGACTTCTCGGCCGAGCTCGACCTCGATGCGATCGACCCGCCGAAGGTCTTTTCGTGGCTCGCAAAGACCGGGGGCGTTGCCGCCAACGAAATGATGCGCACCTTCAATTGCGGCATCGGCATGGTTCTCGTCGTCGCTGCGGGACAGGCTGCGCAGGTCGCTGCCGTCCTCCAGCAGTCGGGCGAGGACGTGACCACGATCGGGCGTATACTGCCGCGTCGTGAAACCGGTGTCGTTTATCGCGGACAGATCGAGCTTTGA
- a CDS encoding CDP-alcohol phosphatidyltransferase family protein — protein MTIPNFITIMRFLLVPAIIYALINDNREWALICFVVAGVSDGIDGFIARHFNQRSELGAYLDPMADKLLLVSVFVVLGYMGELPLWLVVAAVSRDALIVAAVLLSTIMGQPVAMKPLFVSKANTAVQIVLAIVVLAELAFEMVFGPSRALLVAASGLLTVASAAAYLVQWLRHMADDDQNARS, from the coding sequence GTGACCATACCGAATTTCATCACCATCATGCGGTTCCTGCTGGTTCCGGCGATCATCTACGCGCTGATCAACGACAACCGCGAATGGGCGCTGATCTGTTTCGTGGTCGCGGGCGTGTCCGACGGCATCGACGGCTTCATCGCGCGTCACTTCAACCAGCGTTCCGAACTTGGTGCCTATCTCGACCCGATGGCCGACAAGCTGTTGCTGGTCAGTGTCTTCGTCGTCCTCGGCTACATGGGCGAATTGCCGCTCTGGCTGGTGGTTGCTGCCGTCTCGCGCGATGCGCTCATCGTCGCCGCGGTGCTTTTGTCCACCATCATGGGGCAGCCCGTTGCAATGAAGCCGCTGTTCGTCTCGAAGGCAAATACCGCCGTCCAGATCGTACTGGCGATCGTGGTGCTTGCCGAACTGGCGTTCGAAATGGTGTTCGGCCCCTCGCGCGCTTTGCTCGTCGCGGCATCGGGGCTCTTGACCGTGGCTTCCGCAGCGGCCTATCTCGTGCAATGGCTAAGGCATATGGCGGACGATGACCAAAACGCACGATCCTGA
- a CDS encoding AI-2E family transporter — translation MTKTHDPDIQEQAAEVLVAGAFRRQIAFWVVAAVVFIGFLYLFSSILLPFFAGMMLAYFLDPVADRLQRLGLSRIAATVLILVSFLVALVVGLMLIIPILASQLADFMGRLPDYLSRLQDLVTGFDPEWLSEHIGVNPADLREGVNSLLTQGTGFITTLFSSIWSSGAALIDIVGLFVITPVVAFYMLLDWDNMVAKVDSWIPRQHLGTVRQIALDIDKAVAGFVRGQGTLCLILGVMYAVGLTLVGLNFGLLIGLFVGLISFIPYVGSMIGLVLSVGVALVQFWPEWHWVVVVAVIFFAGQFIEGNILQPNLVGKSVGLHPVWLMFALVAFGALFGFVGLLVAVPAAAAVGVLTRFALSRYLASPLYRGHRDDTETAAKR, via the coding sequence ATGACCAAAACGCACGATCCTGACATTCAGGAACAGGCCGCTGAAGTGCTGGTGGCTGGAGCATTTCGACGCCAGATCGCCTTCTGGGTGGTCGCGGCGGTCGTCTTCATCGGCTTCCTGTACCTGTTCTCCTCGATCCTGCTGCCGTTCTTCGCCGGCATGATGCTGGCTTATTTCCTGGATCCGGTCGCCGACCGGCTGCAACGCCTTGGCCTGTCGCGCATTGCGGCGACGGTGCTGATACTGGTGTCGTTCCTGGTCGCACTGGTGGTCGGTCTCATGCTGATCATCCCGATCCTTGCCAGCCAGTTGGCCGATTTCATGGGACGGCTTCCCGACTACCTGTCGCGCTTGCAGGACCTTGTCACCGGGTTCGATCCGGAATGGTTGAGCGAGCATATCGGCGTCAATCCGGCCGATCTGCGCGAGGGCGTGAATTCGCTGCTGACGCAGGGAACAGGCTTCATAACGACCCTGTTCTCCTCGATCTGGAGCTCAGGTGCGGCCTTGATCGACATCGTGGGCCTGTTCGTCATCACGCCCGTCGTCGCGTTCTACATGCTGCTCGACTGGGACAACATGGTCGCCAAGGTCGATAGCTGGATACCGCGCCAGCATCTGGGAACGGTGCGCCAGATCGCGCTCGACATCGACAAGGCCGTCGCCGGCTTCGTGCGCGGGCAGGGCACCTTGTGTCTGATCCTCGGCGTCATGTATGCGGTCGGGCTGACCCTGGTCGGTCTCAATTTCGGTCTTCTCATCGGCCTCTTCGTCGGCCTGATCAGTTTCATCCCCTATGTCGGTTCGATGATCGGCCTCGTGCTCTCGGTCGGCGTGGCACTCGTCCAGTTCTGGCCTGAATGGCACTGGGTGGTCGTGGTTGCCGTGATCTTCTTTGCCGGCCAGTTCATCGAGGGCAACATCCTGCAGCCCAACCTCGTCGGCAAGAGTGTCGGCCTGCATCCGGTGTGGCTGATGTTCGCTCTGGTCGCCTTCGGCGCGCTGTTCGGTTTTGTCGGCCTGCTCGTCGCGGTGCCGGCCGCTGCCGCCGTCGGCGTCCTGACCCGTTTCGCGCTGTCGCGCTATCTCGCTTCGCCGCTGTATAGAGGGCATCGCGACGACACCGAGACAGCGGCCAAGCGCTGA
- a CDS encoding TIGR02117 family protein: MAGRAGRVARRIAFTLAAIVLVVAFAFGIGALVPRPLFVDAQTPPVDTGPARRILLLANPIHTDIALPVDADVLDRFGFLREDGLPVDHPAAEWLVFGWGGRAFYLETPTWSELKVGPVARALTLDGAVMHVSITGRIPEGVEGVRALDLDPARFERLLSGIEASFTRGATGDVQAISGRSYGDYDRFYEAAGWFNVLIGCNVWTARVLRGAGVRTGWWNPLPQSLLWSIDRYNEPEQAPL; this comes from the coding sequence ATGGCCGGCCGGGCAGGGCGCGTCGCACGCCGCATCGCCTTCACACTCGCCGCGATCGTTCTGGTCGTGGCGTTTGCGTTTGGGATAGGAGCTCTCGTCCCCCGGCCGCTGTTCGTTGATGCGCAGACGCCGCCCGTGGACACTGGCCCGGCGCGTCGCATTCTCCTGCTGGCCAACCCGATCCACACCGACATCGCGTTGCCGGTCGATGCCGACGTGCTGGACCGTTTCGGCTTCCTGCGGGAGGACGGCCTGCCGGTGGATCATCCCGCAGCCGAATGGCTTGTCTTCGGCTGGGGCGGTCGGGCATTCTATCTGGAAACGCCCACTTGGTCGGAACTCAAGGTCGGCCCCGTCGCCCGCGCGCTGACGCTCGATGGCGCGGTCATGCATGTGTCGATCACGGGCAGGATTCCCGAGGGTGTCGAAGGCGTCCGGGCGCTGGATCTCGACCCTGCGCGGTTCGAGCGCCTGCTGAGCGGAATCGAAGCGAGTTTCACGCGTGGAGCTACGGGCGACGTGCAAGCCATCTCCGGCCGTTCCTACGGCGATTACGACCGTTTTTACGAGGCCGCGGGCTGGTTCAATGTCCTGATCGGCTGCAATGTCTGGACCGCTCGCGTGCTGCGCGGGGCCGGGGTTCGGACCGGCTGGTGGAATCCGCTGCCGCAAAGCCTGCTCTGGTCGATCGACCGCTACAACGAGCCTGAGCAAGCGCCGCTATAG
- a CDS encoding amino acid ABC transporter permease: MADIAHGSEPARAAFLNDPRIRGIIYQVLALAALIAVVFWIVNNTIENLRRANISSGFGFLNARSGFDIAQTLIPYSSNSIYIDAFIVGILNTLLVAVAGIITASIIGFIVGVGRLSRNWLIRKICMVYVEVFRNIPPLLVIFFWYLGVLSVLPLPRDSVELPFGVFLNSRGLFMPKAIWGDGAWLILLALVLGIVFSILVSRWSHARQMATGQLFPIFRTSAALIIGLPVLAYFAAGMPLTLDFPQQSTFNLTGGSTIRPEFLSLYLALSCYTASFIAEIVRAGIIGVSKGQTEAAYSLGVQPGKTLRLVVIPQALRIIIPPLTSQYLNLTKNSSLAVAVGYPDLVAVGQTAMNQTGQAIEVVAIWMVIYLGLSLSTSVFMNWFNARMALVER; this comes from the coding sequence ATGGCTGACATTGCCCATGGCAGCGAGCCTGCGCGCGCTGCCTTTCTGAACGACCCCAGGATTCGCGGCATCATCTACCAGGTCCTGGCCCTGGCGGCTTTGATCGCGGTGGTGTTCTGGATCGTCAACAACACCATCGAAAACCTTCGCCGCGCCAATATTTCCTCTGGTTTCGGCTTCCTGAATGCGCGTTCGGGCTTCGACATTGCCCAGACGCTGATCCCCTACAGTTCGAATTCGATTTACATCGATGCCTTTATCGTCGGCATCCTCAATACGTTGCTGGTCGCTGTCGCGGGCATCATCACCGCGTCGATCATCGGCTTCATCGTCGGTGTCGGGCGTCTCTCCCGCAACTGGCTCATCCGCAAGATCTGCATGGTCTATGTCGAGGTGTTCCGGAACATCCCGCCGCTTCTCGTCATCTTCTTCTGGTACCTTGGCGTGCTGTCGGTGCTTCCGCTGCCGCGCGACAGCGTGGAATTGCCCTTCGGCGTGTTTCTCAACAGCCGCGGTCTGTTCATGCCCAAGGCGATCTGGGGCGATGGCGCCTGGCTTATCCTTCTCGCGCTTGTGCTCGGAATCGTCTTCAGCATCCTGGTCTCGCGCTGGTCGCATGCGCGCCAGATGGCGACCGGCCAGTTGTTCCCGATCTTCCGCACATCGGCGGCTTTGATCATCGGGCTGCCGGTCCTGGCCTATTTTGCTGCCGGAATGCCGCTCACGCTCGACTTTCCGCAGCAGTCGACGTTCAACCTCACGGGCGGTTCGACCATCAGGCCGGAGTTCCTGTCGCTCTATCTGGCGCTGTCCTGCTACACGGCCTCCTTCATCGCCGAGATCGTGCGTGCGGGTATCATCGGCGTCAGCAAGGGGCAGACGGAAGCGGCGTATTCGCTGGGGGTCCAGCCGGGCAAGACGCTTCGCCTGGTGGTCATTCCACAGGCGCTTCGTATCATCATTCCGCCGCTGACCAGCCAGTATCTCAATCTAACCAAGAACTCGTCGCTGGCAGTTGCCGTCGGCTATCCCGATCTGGTCGCAGTCGGCCAGACGGCCATGAACCAGACCGGACAGGCGATCGAGGTCGTCGCGATCTGGATGGTCATCTATCTCGGGCTCAGCCTGTCGACGTCGGTGTTCATGAACTGGTTCAACGCGCGAATGGCGCTTGTCGAAAGGTGA
- a CDS encoding cystathionine beta-lyase has protein sequence MTSRDYSDKGVHTRLAHIGNNPRDFFGFVNPPVVHASTVLFPDAATMAARNQKYTYGTRGTPTTDALAGAIDALEGSAGTILVPSGLAAVTIPLLAFLAAGDHALIVDSVYNPTRRFADGMLARLGVEIEYYDPHVGAGISELMKPNTKVVFTESPGSNTFEMQDIPAIARAAKARGAVVMMDNTWATPLYFRPLDHGVDISIHAATKYPAGHSDVLLGTVSANESCWEQLFETHLTMGCCAAPDDVYQVLRGLRTMGVRLERHEQNAFEVARWLEGQPGVAQVLHPGLESSPGHTLWKRDFGGASGIFSIVLKGGGQSEAHAFLDALKLFGLGYSWGGYESLAVHVSLADRTVAKGDYEGPVMRLQIGLENPEDIKADLSAALAAAAAVSGG, from the coding sequence ATGACAAGCCGCGATTATTCGGACAAAGGCGTCCACACCAGACTTGCGCATATCGGGAACAACCCACGCGATTTCTTCGGCTTCGTGAACCCGCCCGTGGTGCATGCGTCCACGGTGCTCTTTCCCGACGCCGCCACCATGGCCGCGCGCAACCAGAAATACACATATGGCACGCGCGGGACGCCCACGACCGACGCGCTCGCAGGGGCGATCGACGCGTTGGAAGGCTCGGCGGGCACGATTCTCGTTCCGTCAGGGCTGGCTGCGGTGACCATTCCGCTTCTCGCATTTCTCGCCGCCGGCGATCACGCGCTGATCGTCGATTCGGTCTACAATCCGACACGCCGGTTTGCAGACGGGATGCTGGCGAGGCTCGGGGTCGAGATCGAGTATTACGATCCGCATGTCGGCGCGGGCATATCCGAATTGATGAAGCCCAACACGAAGGTGGTGTTCACCGAATCGCCCGGCTCGAACACGTTCGAGATGCAGGACATTCCCGCCATCGCGCGCGCGGCGAAAGCCCGCGGCGCGGTGGTCATGATGGACAACACATGGGCCACGCCGCTCTATTTCCGGCCGCTCGACCACGGTGTCGATATCTCGATCCATGCCGCGACAAAGTATCCGGCCGGGCATTCGGACGTCCTTCTGGGCACTGTCTCGGCGAACGAGAGTTGCTGGGAGCAACTGTTCGAGACGCATCTCACCATGGGATGCTGCGCCGCGCCTGACGACGTTTATCAGGTGCTTCGCGGGCTGCGCACGATGGGAGTGCGACTGGAGCGTCACGAGCAGAACGCGTTCGAAGTCGCGCGCTGGCTGGAAGGCCAGCCCGGCGTGGCGCAGGTGCTGCATCCCGGTCTCGAGAGCTCTCCGGGTCACACCCTGTGGAAGCGCGACTTCGGTGGCGCCAGCGGCATCTTCTCGATCGTGCTCAAGGGTGGCGGTCAGAGCGAAGCGCATGCCTTTCTGGACGCGTTGAAGCTTTTCGGCCTCGGCTATTCCTGGGGCGGATATGAAAGCCTTGCCGTGCATGTCTCGCTGGCCGACCGGACCGTTGCGAAGGGCGATTACGAAGGCCCTGTCATGCGGCTCCAGATCGGCCTCGAAAACCCCGAGGACATCAAGGCCGATCTCTCCGCCGCCCTCGCCGCGGCTGCCGCCGTCAGCGGTGGATGA